A region of the Flavobacteriaceae bacterium MAR_2010_188 genome:
AGGACTTCCTGCCGATACTGGTGTGTATTACATTTATGATAAGAAGGGCACTATTATTTTTATTGGTAAGAGCAGGAACATCAAACACAGGATTAGTCAGTTCTTAACCGATACAAATCCAAAATCCAGGCAAATCCAGAAACAGATTTCTCGTGTTGAATACGAACTGACCGGAAACGATTTGATCGCACATTTAAAATTTCGGGAAGAACTAAAAAAACACGATCCAGCACTTAACGATAAATTTACAAGGCCGTTATTTACTTACGGTCTCCTTTCTCATACGGATAAGGATGGATACATTAATCTTTCCATCGAGCGTTATTCCAAGAAAAAACAACCTATCGTCACTCTCAGCAATCTACAGAGCGCGAGACATTATATCACAAAAATTCTGGAAGAAAACAATCTCTGTATGGGACGTTTGGGCTCAGAAATCACCGAACAAGGATGTTTTAATTACAAAGTGAACGAATGTAACGGCGCATGCCTTAAGATTGAAAGCCGCGAAGATTATAATAAAAGAGTCCTTAAACTTCTAGATAATCTCGATTATTCAGATAAAAGTATTGCGATTATTGATAAAGGTCGGGAAATAGATGAACGCAGCGTTATTTATGTCGAAGAAGGAAAATTTATGGGTATTGGATTTTATAATCTCAACTTTCAGATTAACAACCCCAAAATATTAAAGTCAATTATCACTCCAATGGACGACTCTCCAGAAGTTCATCACCTCATAAAAAGTTATATTAAAAAACACAGATATAAGAAAATCCTAAATCTCAGTCCCGCATGAAAACCTACTCATTCAGTGCAATCCTATTCCTTTTCACAATTTTAACCTCCGCTCAAACCAATTTTTTAACTGAAATATCCGTATCGGCAAATGATTTGAAAGAATCCAAATTTCCCGCGGATACTACGGCGAACGCCCTGGTAATTTATGAAA
Encoded here:
- a CDS encoding DNA polymerase-3 subunit epsilon, with translation MLRSAPKFYEVAKRIIEITEDCIIVAHNAKFDYRILRTEFKRLGYSYKRKSLCTVELAKTLMPEQESYSLGKLARSLGIPVSDRHRANGDAIATVKLFKMLLSKDLEKYIVKDAINVDASEKIKKDHKQIIEGLPADTGVYYIYDKKGTIIFIGKSRNIKHRISQFLTDTNPKSRQIQKQISRVEYELTGNDLIAHLKFREELKKHDPALNDKFTRPLFTYGLLSHTDKDGYINLSIERYSKKKQPIVTLSNLQSARHYITKILEENNLCMGRLGSEITEQGCFNYKVNECNGACLKIESREDYNKRVLKLLDNLDYSDKSIAIIDKGREIDERSVIYVEEGKFMGIGFYNLNFQINNPKILKSIITPMDDSPEVHHLIKSYIKKHRYKKILNLSPA